One Candidatus Eremiobacterota bacterium genomic window carries:
- a CDS encoding glutathione-independent formaldehyde dehydrogenase has translation MRAVVWKEPYKVAVEQVDEPRLQEPTDAILRLTTAAICGSDLHMYEGRTPIEPGQVFGHENMGVIEQVGGAVRTVKVGDRVVLPFNIGCGFCFNCTRGFGNACLTTNPQSHGGGYGYSGLGPHPGGQAELVRVPYADYNCLLLPGTPGDELEDDFVLLADVLPTGYHATEMVQVRPGDTVAIFGAGPVGYMAALSAQLRGASEIYVVDYVPARLEKVRELGATPVDFSEGDPVEQILELRKPHRENVQDLRGDAGEKMPGVMCGIDAIGYEAFAHDSPGKRQAPNQVLEDVVRVTNPTGRVGLIGVYFKQDPRGVDKDEKQGRFTLPLGEAWNKGLTIETGQAPVKRYNVYLRDLILAGKIKPSRYVSHRLPLEKAPEAYAQFDKRDDGYTKILLKPQMAGV, from the coding sequence ATGCGTGCCGTTGTGTGGAAAGAACCCTATAAAGTCGCCGTGGAACAAGTCGACGAACCGCGCCTCCAGGAGCCGACGGATGCGATCCTGCGTCTGACGACGGCGGCGATTTGCGGCAGCGACCTGCACATGTACGAAGGCCGCACGCCGATCGAGCCCGGGCAAGTGTTCGGGCACGAGAACATGGGCGTGATCGAGCAGGTCGGCGGCGCCGTCCGAACGGTCAAGGTCGGCGACCGCGTCGTGCTGCCGTTCAACATCGGATGCGGCTTCTGCTTCAACTGCACGCGCGGCTTCGGAAACGCGTGCCTGACGACGAATCCGCAAAGCCACGGCGGTGGATACGGGTATTCCGGCCTGGGTCCGCACCCCGGCGGTCAGGCCGAGCTCGTGCGCGTGCCGTATGCCGATTACAACTGCTTGCTGCTGCCCGGAACGCCGGGCGACGAGCTCGAGGACGACTTCGTCTTGCTGGCCGACGTTTTGCCGACCGGCTATCATGCGACCGAGATGGTGCAGGTCCGCCCCGGCGACACGGTGGCGATCTTCGGAGCCGGTCCGGTCGGCTACATGGCGGCGCTGAGTGCTCAGCTTCGCGGCGCCTCGGAGATCTACGTCGTCGACTATGTTCCCGCTCGGCTGGAAAAGGTGCGCGAGCTCGGGGCGACGCCGGTCGATTTCAGCGAGGGCGATCCCGTCGAGCAGATTCTCGAGCTGCGCAAGCCGCACCGCGAGAACGTTCAAGATTTGCGAGGCGACGCAGGAGAAAAAATGCCGGGCGTCATGTGCGGGATCGACGCGATCGGCTACGAGGCGTTCGCGCACGACTCGCCGGGAAAGCGACAAGCGCCGAACCAAGTCCTCGAGGACGTGGTTCGCGTGACGAACCCGACCGGGCGCGTCGGCCTGATCGGCGTCTACTTCAAGCAGGATCCGCGCGGCGTCGACAAGGACGAAAAGCAGGGCCGCTTCACCCTCCCGCTGGGAGAGGCGTGGAACAAGGGGCTGACGATCGAGACGGGACAAGCGCCCGTCAAGCGCTACAACGTCTACTTGCGCGATCTGATCCTGGCCGGAAAGATCAAACCGAGCCGCTACGTCAGCCATCGCCTGCCGCTCGAAAAAGCACCCGAAGCGTACGCGCAATTCGACAAGCGCGACGACGGCTACACCAAAATCCTGCTCAAGCCGCAGATGGCAGGCGTCTAG